A single genomic interval of Neisseria leonii harbors:
- the sstT gene encoding serine/threonine transporter SstT, protein MKQSHPFWAAVNRFSLVQQIIIGLILGILVAAVSPKAGLAFGILGDMFVGALKAVAPVLVFVLVTAAITQHRKGGGQTRIKPVLVLYLFGTFSAAAIAVAAALLFPTQVALVSNTANLAPPSGIVEVLKKLLMNLVANPINALANANYIGILAWALLFGFALRHAADSTRALVADAAEAVSSIVKWVIRFAPLGIFGLVAATIAETGFGALGDYFRLLVVLVGCMLFIALVVNPLIVWFKIRQNPYPLVLTCLRESGITAFFTRSSAANIPVNMALCKKLGLNEDTYSVSIPLGATINMAGAAITITVLTLAAVYTQGIPVDFFTALLLSLVATVSACGASGVAGGSLLLIPLACSLFGISNDVAMQMVAVGLIIGVVQDSCETALNSSTDVLFTAAADIAERRNG, encoded by the coding sequence ATGAAACAGAGCCATCCCTTTTGGGCTGCCGTCAATCGGTTCAGCCTGGTTCAACAGATTATTATCGGTCTGATACTCGGCATTCTCGTGGCGGCCGTTTCGCCGAAAGCCGGCCTGGCCTTCGGCATTTTGGGCGATATGTTTGTCGGCGCACTCAAAGCGGTTGCACCGGTTTTGGTGTTTGTGTTGGTAACGGCTGCCATCACCCAGCACCGCAAGGGGGGGGGGCAAACCCGAATCAAGCCGGTTTTGGTACTGTATCTGTTCGGCACGTTCAGCGCGGCGGCCATTGCCGTGGCGGCGGCACTGCTCTTTCCCACCCAAGTGGCACTGGTCAGCAACACGGCCAATCTCGCCCCGCCCTCCGGCATTGTCGAGGTGTTGAAGAAACTGCTGATGAATCTGGTGGCCAACCCGATTAACGCGCTGGCCAATGCCAACTACATCGGCATTCTGGCTTGGGCGCTGCTGTTCGGTTTCGCCCTGCGCCATGCAGCCGACAGCACCCGCGCATTGGTTGCCGATGCAGCTGAGGCCGTCTCATCGATTGTCAAATGGGTCATCCGCTTTGCGCCGCTGGGCATTTTCGGTCTGGTTGCCGCCACCATCGCGGAAACGGGCTTCGGTGCGTTGGGCGACTATTTCCGACTGCTTGTCGTACTGGTGGGCTGTATGCTGTTTATCGCTCTGGTGGTCAATCCGCTGATTGTGTGGTTCAAAATCCGCCAAAATCCGTATCCGCTGGTGCTGACCTGCCTGCGCGAAAGCGGTATCACGGCGTTCTTTACCCGCTCTTCCGCCGCCAATATTCCGGTCAATATGGCTCTGTGTAAAAAACTCGGCCTGAATGAAGACACATATTCGGTATCGATTCCGCTGGGCGCCACCATCAATATGGCCGGTGCGGCGATTACCATCACCGTTCTGACGCTGGCTGCCGTATATACACAGGGCATTCCGGTCGATTTCTTTACCGCCCTGCTGCTGAGCCTGGTGGCTACTGTCAGTGCCTGCGGTGCATCGGGCGTGGCAGGCGGATCGCTGCTGCTGATTCCGCTGGCATGCAGCCTGTTCGGCATCAGCAATGATGTGGCCATGCAGATGGTGGCCGTCGGCCTGATTATCGGCGTGGTTCAGGATTCGTGCGAAACCGCGCTCAATTCGTCCACCGACGTGCTGTTTACTGCCGCCGCCGATATAGCGGAACGTCGAAACGGCTGA
- a CDS encoding autotransporter assembly complex family protein, which yields MMKHKVMVWVLAALAGLPTAAWAQTEQTAGDAAPSVRPEIREPKYPVEIQTDNGQLKKMLEEHLPLITEQRQEDLDEEQIAFLAEQAPEHIKTMVRTKGYFSAASSVGRTGNRFAVRLDPGPQTKIDNVGVAIAGDVLQDENLGDYYRAAMDNWVLPVGEGFDQSLWNSSKSAVLSAVKRKKYPLAVLSHSQATINPNNHTADIAVSVDSRQPIYFGELDISGVKRYPERVVRGMARFEPGDPYDLDKLLDYQQSLEQDSHYSGASVQADFDNLTDNRVPVKVNVTEVMRQRLELGVRYDSEYGPGGRIGYDYYDLFGKGYVGSVVADADRYETSLSLGISQPRRSNGTYWTTSLGYKRSTVRSLQTGTVNSGIWYVRDRNGIESRLGVEYISENTRLPDMKLDLGNSYATMLTASWKRQNIETQQRPQNGYYLDGKIGSTVGSLLSSSAMQRITGRAGYYFTPEDKQLGTLVARGQFGYVRTGDKYQIPSTLLFRTGGATSVRGYELDSIGLAERFDGSVFPDRAMAVASIEYQYPVTRNFSAAVFHDTGAVSGSFKDLTFKHGTGLGVRWFSPVAPFSFDIAYGHNDKKIRWHISLGTRF from the coding sequence ATGATGAAACACAAAGTGATGGTGTGGGTGCTGGCTGCCCTGGCCGGCTTGCCGACCGCCGCGTGGGCTCAGACGGAGCAGACGGCGGGAGATGCCGCCCCGTCCGTCCGTCCGGAAATCAGGGAGCCTAAATATCCTGTTGAAATCCAAACGGATAACGGGCAGTTGAAAAAGATGCTGGAAGAGCATCTGCCGCTGATTACCGAGCAGCGTCAGGAGGATTTGGACGAAGAGCAAATCGCCTTTTTGGCCGAGCAGGCGCCCGAACATATCAAAACCATGGTGCGTACCAAGGGGTATTTTTCTGCCGCTTCTTCCGTCGGGCGGACGGGCAACCGTTTTGCCGTCCGTCTCGACCCCGGCCCGCAAACCAAAATCGACAATGTCGGCGTGGCGATTGCCGGTGATGTGTTGCAGGACGAGAATTTGGGCGACTATTACCGTGCCGCGATGGATAACTGGGTGCTGCCCGTGGGGGAGGGGTTTGACCAGTCTCTGTGGAACAGCAGTAAAAGTGCCGTGCTGTCGGCCGTCAAACGCAAAAAATATCCGCTGGCGGTGCTCAGTCATTCCCAAGCCACCATCAATCCCAACAACCATACGGCCGATATTGCCGTCAGCGTGGACAGCCGCCAGCCGATTTATTTCGGCGAACTGGACATCAGCGGCGTGAAGCGTTATCCCGAGCGTGTGGTGCGCGGCATGGCGCGTTTCGAGCCGGGCGATCCGTATGATTTGGACAAACTGCTGGACTACCAGCAGTCGCTGGAACAGGACAGCCACTATTCCGGTGCTTCGGTGCAGGCCGATTTCGACAATCTGACGGACAACCGGGTGCCGGTGAAAGTGAACGTAACCGAGGTGATGCGCCAGCGTTTGGAGCTGGGTGTGCGCTACGATTCGGAATACGGGCCGGGCGGGCGCATCGGTTACGATTATTACGATTTGTTCGGCAAGGGCTATGTCGGCTCGGTGGTGGCCGATGCCGACCGTTACGAAACCAGCCTGTCGCTGGGTATCAGCCAGCCGCGCCGCAGCAACGGCACTTATTGGACGACCAGCCTCGGCTATAAGCGCAGTACGGTGCGCAGCCTGCAAACCGGCACCGTCAACAGCGGTATTTGGTATGTGCGCGACCGCAACGGCATCGAGTCGCGGTTGGGTGTGGAATACATTTCCGAGAATACCCGCCTGCCCGATATGAAGCTGGATTTGGGCAATTCCTATGCCACCATGCTGACCGCATCGTGGAAACGCCAGAATATAGAAACCCAGCAGCGGCCGCAAAACGGCTATTATCTGGACGGCAAAATCGGTTCGACCGTCGGATCGCTGCTGTCCTCTTCCGCCATGCAGCGGATCACCGGACGCGCAGGCTATTATTTCACGCCGGAAGACAAGCAGCTGGGGACGCTTGTAGCGCGCGGCCAATTCGGCTATGTGCGTACCGGCGACAAATACCAGATTCCGTCCACGCTGCTGTTCCGTACCGGCGGCGCTACATCGGTGCGCGGTTATGAATTGGACAGTATCGGTTTGGCCGAGCGTTTCGACGGATCGGTTTTCCCCGACCGTGCGATGGCGGTCGCCAGCATCGAATACCAATATCCGGTAACGCGCAATTTTTCGGCTGCCGTTTTTCACGACACGGGCGCGGTTTCCGGCAGTTTCAAAGATTTGACGTTCAAACACGGTACCGGTCTGGGCGTACGCTGGTTCAGCCCGGTGGCACCGTTCTCGTTCGACATCGCCTACGGGCATAACGACAAAAAAATCCGCTGGCACATCAGTTTGGGCACCCGTTTCTAA
- a CDS encoding translocation/assembly module TamB domain-containing protein yields the protein MSTIVEPSTVSDGLPPRREPPKKSGRWWKIPLALAVPAALALTGAAVWLAATESGLRFGLYRLPQIAGVQIQSETLSGTLWDGFDGRNWTVKTPTADLEISRIGLQWQPGALRNRLLHINRITLGDIHIAATRPSPPKETPPSVLPQSIDLPLAVQIDSLAVGKITSGSKDNVLVSMAEAAYRYDRTDHRLTLGALQTPWGVNRGEMVLNTVSPFALNGKITGDGVLSDTPVKGEAGLSGSLERAVLAADLAGGNIRLNVAAEVSPFAEAVADKVASAKITGRNLNPADFLPDLPQADLDFDASLMPSEKQGMALEGLIELENRAAAPADRQAIPVRRFSGRFGLDEAGVLAFRDTELRLLGKGRISLSGQTDTAAQTLSLDTGLSDVSAADVIGRQFDDTLNGKLQLRGTYSEPQLLWLLDSRRAEIGGEALVATDTANGQRTVRLANAHIRPQNGGEMTLAGELELFNRRALKLDIVSRQFNPAKLYPDFPLGNVNGEIALNGELADLTLSGKMKFAESTLSGVPLRGSADVLYEKQHLARAVSDILLGRNQIRTGGSFGKSGDKLNIHIAAPELDKFGFGLGGSLNAQGYLAGEPDKLDADLTGSVRNLRAGSAVQVQQLDFNLIGSPDYSRPLHIRAEGRSIILPGEGSPTRIDQLDADIRGTGLRHTIRVQGNMQAGGKPYRLNAAAEGGLERQNNHWKGTVRTLDMGGAFSLTLQNPMQLEAGARRVAMSASRWAAMGGSLNLERFVWDAKDGLSTKGSANNLHMAQLHNFYEPPVKHDLVLAGDWDLSYSSNMRGYANIRRQSGDIVFSERNQSLGLADLALNTRFQNGGIEGRLNGTTRYGSIDGNVLIHQQFGGDIARAPVSGNIRLNAPDLAVFRSFMPIGQTLRGRLQGSAAISGRVGDPQFNGTLNGDNLYYTNRELGLILDNGSLRSRLAGRRWIIDALRFQRGGTVTLSGDVNLAGSRPDVNVAALFDRYEALDRPDRKLTLSGDAKLIYTEKTGVALTGSLKADEGRFGFQRSGMPALGDDVVVLGEPPKEKSAPTPISLNLILDLNDRFYFSGEGLDVTLGGKLTLTARPGEDVQGVGTVNIVKGRYKAYGQDLNIEKGTISFVGPLNNPNLNIRATRNLSPVGAGVEVLGNLENPRITLVANEPMSEKDKLSWLILNRASSGSDGDEAALAAAAGAWLAGSINDRIGLVDNFGFTSQRTRNAQTGELNPAEQVLTVGKQLTNELYLGYEYGINSASQSVKLIYRLTRSIQAIARVGSESWGGELKYVIRFD from the coding sequence ATGAGTACGATTGTAGAACCAAGCACTGTTTCAGACGGCCTGCCGCCGCGCAGGGAACCGCCGAAAAAGTCAGGACGGTGGTGGAAAATCCCGCTGGCCTTGGCCGTCCCGGCCGCGCTGGCCCTGACAGGTGCTGCCGTATGGCTGGCGGCCACGGAGTCCGGCCTGCGTTTCGGGCTTTACCGCCTGCCGCAAATCGCGGGCGTACAGATTCAGAGCGAAACCCTCAGCGGCACCTTGTGGGACGGTTTCGACGGGCGCAATTGGACGGTAAAAACGCCGACGGCGGATTTGGAAATCAGCCGCATCGGCCTGCAATGGCAGCCGGGCGCATTGCGTAACCGCCTGCTGCATATCAACCGTATCACGCTGGGCGACATTCATATCGCCGCCACCCGCCCGTCCCCGCCGAAAGAAACGCCGCCGTCGGTTTTGCCGCAAAGCATCGATTTGCCGCTGGCCGTGCAGATTGACAGTTTGGCTGTGGGCAAAATTACCAGCGGCAGTAAAGACAATGTGCTGGTGTCGATGGCGGAGGCCGCATACCGCTACGACCGCACCGACCACCGCCTGACTTTGGGCGCACTGCAAACGCCGTGGGGAGTCAACCGGGGCGAAATGGTATTGAACACCGTTTCCCCCTTTGCCCTGAACGGCAAAATCACCGGCGACGGCGTGTTGTCGGATACGCCGGTCAAGGGCGAAGCCGGTTTGTCGGGCAGTTTGGAACGGGCGGTGCTGGCCGCCGATTTGGCCGGCGGTAACATCAGGCTGAATGTGGCGGCCGAAGTCAGCCCGTTTGCCGAGGCGGTGGCGGATAAGGTTGCATCGGCGAAAATCACCGGCCGCAATCTCAATCCGGCCGATTTTCTGCCCGATTTGCCGCAGGCCGATTTGGATTTTGATGCCTCTCTGATGCCGTCTGAAAAGCAGGGCATGGCTCTGGAAGGCTTGATTGAGCTGGAAAACCGCGCGGCCGCACCGGCCGACCGGCAGGCGATACCCGTACGCCGCTTCAGCGGCCGCTTCGGCCTGGACGAGGCGGGTGTGCTGGCATTCCGCGATACGGAGCTGCGGCTGTTGGGCAAAGGCCGCATATCGTTGAGCGGACAAACCGATACGGCCGCCCAAACCCTGAGCCTCGATACCGGACTGTCTGATGTGTCGGCTGCGGATGTGATCGGACGACAGTTTGACGACACGCTCAACGGCAAGTTGCAGCTGCGCGGCACATACAGCGAGCCGCAGCTTTTATGGCTGCTCGACAGCCGCCGTGCCGAAATCGGCGGCGAGGCGCTGGTGGCAACGGATACGGCAAACGGCCAGCGCACGGTCAGACTGGCCAATGCGCACATCCGACCGCAAAACGGCGGCGAAATGACGCTGGCGGGCGAGTTGGAGCTCTTCAACCGCCGGGCATTGAAACTGGATATTGTCAGCAGGCAGTTCAATCCGGCCAAACTGTATCCCGATTTTCCCCTCGGCAATGTGAACGGCGAAATCGCCCTGAACGGCGAGCTGGCAGACCTGACACTCTCGGGCAAAATGAAATTTGCCGAAAGCACGCTCTCGGGCGTGCCTTTGCGCGGCAGTGCCGATGTATTGTACGAGAAACAGCATTTGGCACGCGCCGTGAGCGACATTCTGCTGGGGCGCAACCAAATCCGCACCGGCGGCAGTTTCGGCAAAAGCGGCGACAAACTCAATATCCATATCGCAGCCCCCGAATTGGACAAGTTCGGTTTCGGTTTGGGCGGTTCTCTGAATGCACAGGGCTATCTGGCGGGCGAACCCGACAAACTCGATGCCGATCTGACAGGCAGTGTGCGCAATCTGCGCGCGGGCAGTGCGGTACAGGTGCAGCAGCTGGATTTCAACCTGATCGGTTCGCCCGATTACAGCCGTCCGCTCCATATCCGCGCCGAAGGCCGTTCGATTATCCTGCCCGGCGAAGGTTCGCCCACCCGTATCGATCAGCTTGATGCCGATATCCGGGGTACGGGCTTGCGCCACACCATACGCGTGCAGGGCAATATGCAGGCCGGCGGCAAGCCGTACCGTCTCAATGCGGCGGCCGAAGGCGGGTTGGAGCGGCAGAATAATCACTGGAAAGGCACGGTGCGCACACTGGATATGGGCGGGGCGTTCAGTCTGACGCTGCAAAATCCGATGCAGTTGGAGGCCGGTGCCCGGCGTGTCGCCATGAGTGCGTCCCGATGGGCGGCTATGGGCGGCAGCCTGAATCTGGAACGTTTTGTCTGGGACGCAAAAGACGGTTTGAGCACCAAAGGTTCGGCCAATAATCTGCACATGGCGCAGCTGCACAATTTCTACGAGCCGCCGGTAAAACACGATTTGGTATTGGCGGGCGACTGGGATTTGTCGTACAGCAGCAATATGCGCGGGTATGCCAACATCCGCCGCCAAAGCGGCGACATTGTCTTTTCCGAGCGCAACCAGTCGCTCGGCTTGGCCGATTTGGCGCTGAACACACGTTTTCAGAACGGCGGCATCGAAGGCCGTCTGAACGGTACGACGCGTTACGGCAGTATCGACGGCAATGTGCTGATTCATCAGCAGTTCGGCGGCGACATCGCGCGCGCGCCGGTCAGCGGCAATATCCGCCTGAATGCGCCCGATTTGGCGGTGTTCCGCAGCTTTATGCCCATCGGCCAGACCCTGCGCGGCCGTTTGCAGGGCAGTGCCGCCATCAGCGGCCGTGTGGGCGACCCGCAGTTCAACGGCACGCTCAACGGCGATAACCTGTATTACACCAACCGCGAACTGGGGCTGATTCTGGACAACGGCAGCCTGCGCTCGCGTCTGGCCGGCCGCCGCTGGATTATCGATGCTCTGCGCTTCCAACGCGGCGGAACCGTTACGCTCAGCGGCGATGTCAATCTGGCGGGCAGCAGGCCCGATGTCAATGTCGCCGCCCTGTTCGACCGTTACGAAGCACTCGACCGGCCCGACCGGAAGCTCACGCTCAGCGGTGATGCCAAACTGATTTATACCGAGAAAACCGGTGTCGCGCTGACGGGCAGCCTGAAAGCCGACGAAGGGCGTTTCGGCTTCCAGCGTTCCGGTATGCCGGCGTTGGGCGACGATGTGGTGGTTTTGGGCGAACCGCCGAAAGAGAAAAGTGCGCCCACGCCGATCAGCCTGAATCTGATACTCGATTTGAACGACCGCTTCTATTTCAGCGGCGAAGGTTTGGACGTGACGTTGGGCGGCAAGCTGACGCTTACTGCGCGGCCGGGCGAAGATGTTCAGGGCGTGGGTACGGTCAATATTGTCAAAGGCCGCTATAAGGCTTACGGACAGGATTTGAACATTGAAAAAGGCACGATTTCCTTTGTCGGCCCGCTCAATAATCCGAACCTGAATATCCGCGCCACCCGCAACCTTTCGCCGGTGGGGGCGGGCGTAGAAGTGCTGGGCAATCTGGAAAATCCGCGCATTACGCTGGTCGCCAACGAGCCGATGAGTGAGAAAGACAAACTTTCGTGGCTGATTCTCAACCGCGCCAGCTCGGGCAGCGACGGGGACGAAGCGGCTTTGGCTGCCGCCGCC